The Catharus ustulatus isolate bCatUst1 chromosome 15, bCatUst1.pri.v2, whole genome shotgun sequence genome has a window encoding:
- the LOC117003525 gene encoding LOW QUALITY PROTEIN: steroid receptor RNA activator 1-like (The sequence of the model RefSeq protein was modified relative to this genomic sequence to represent the inferred CDS: deleted 1 base in 1 codon), protein MAESYVKPGNQERGWNDPPQFSYGLQAQAGGSRRTPLTRRAPAPPAGASPAAVLGAAEPGLRVPRSAGPGVPALTGSAPLLCRCPPGPAQRSRRPRSAAAPGAGAAPQGSAGAAPRAEARPSAACPEQEQCSVSADTVLAPLRAALDSCRATVQKQVCNDIGRRLTVLEDAWAQGKLSAPVRKRMSLLVQELQQQHWDAADEIHRSLMVDHVNEVSQWMVGVKRLIAETRDLPTGETDGSADTEPATEPAPEPEQEEP, encoded by the exons ATGGCGGAGTCCTACGTGAAGCCGG GGAACCAGGAGCGCGGCTGGAACGACCCCCCCCAGTTCTCGTACGGGCTGCAGGCACAAGCCGGGGGCTCCCGCCGGACCCCGCTCACCCGCCgggcccccgccccgcccgcgggGGCATCCCCAG CCGCGGTGCTGGGGGCGGCGGAGCCGGGGCTCAGGGTCCCCCGTTCTGCGGGGCCCGGTGTCCCCGCGCTGACGGGCTCGGcgcctctgctctgcaggtgccCCCCCGGGCCCGCCCAGCGCTCCCGCAGAccccgcagcgccgccgccccgggcgCTGGGGCCGCCCCGCAGGGCTctgccggcgctgccccgcgggcCGAGGCCCGGCCGAGCGCGGCGTGCCcggagcaggagcagtgcagcGTGTCCGCCGACACCGTCCTCGCCCCGCTGCGGGCCGCCCTGGACTCCTGCCGGGCCACGGTGCAG AAACAAGTGTGCAATGACATCGGGCGGCGGCTGACAGTGCTGGAGGACGCGTGGGCTCAGGGGAAGCTGTCGGCACcagtgaggaagaggatgagCCTCCTGGTGCAAG agcttcagcagcagcactgggatgcaGCTGACGAGATCCACCGCTCGCTTATGGTGGACCACGTG AACGAGGTGAGCCAGTGGATGGTGGGCGTGAAGCGCCTCATCGCTGAGACGCGGGACCTGCCCACCGGAGAGACGGACGGCAGCGCTGACACCGAGCCTGCGACCGAACCCGCGCCCGAGCCCGAGCAGGAGGAGCCCTGA
- the LOC117003307 gene encoding LOW QUALITY PROTEIN: eukaryotic translation initiation factor 4E-binding protein 3-like (The sequence of the model RefSeq protein was modified relative to this genomic sequence to represent the inferred CDS: deleted 1 base in 1 codon), protein MLSRFGLAPGHLTLETCISSTRIICDRKFLLECKIHPAARTPPCCLPQTPGVTSLAQSSLVKLEELKERNESQEAMPDQDQFEMDI, encoded by the exons ATGCTCAGCAG ATTTGGCCTGGCACCTGGGCACCTCACATTGGAAACATGCATCTCAA GTACCCGCATCATCTGCGACCGCAAGTTCCTGCTGGAGTGCAAG ATTCACCCCGCGGCCAGgacccctccctgctgcctgccccagaCCCCCGGTGTCACATCCCTGGCCCAGTCCAGCCTCGTCAAGCTGGAGGAGCTCAAGGAGCGGAATGAGAGCCAAGAGGCCATGCCAG ATCAAGACCAGTTTGAGATGGACATCTGA
- the LOC117003526 gene encoding ankyrin repeat and KH domain-containing protein 1-like, with protein MSIKVTNASIPSAPDRQVGRVLKDPPPSNTLQPTPIEQFQLQRGGRCCSGAKRSKKLSVPASVVSRIMGRGGCNITAIQDVTGAHIDVDKQKDKNGERMITIRGGTESTRYAVQLINALIQDPAKELEDLIPKTHIRTPASSSKSIHANFSSGVSTATASNKNSFPLGAPPLVTSQSSTLSTFQPPNKLNKNVPANVRSSFPVSLPLAYSHPHFALLAAQTMQQIRHPRLPMAQFGGTFSPSPNTWGPFPVRPVNPGSTNSSPKHNSSSRVGNQNGSVLQTESPGLATSTVPSQPRLKQLFATCVPKTSAAATAISTVTSTCSTLPSASSAPTNNGQVPAAFLPPPAPQTQHSALKADSFSAVSAAKEKVPAPEQPPTSVCPPASTASSCSVSASSSSGGTETRPASSPAPLSSAQDEILPTSMSDISPSMSMPFSSSSETAPLSLASPRSVVADNQDNSNLPQLLLHLLTWANQKRGTAARTGRCPLPSGTERLARIRQGGSVTPTPLGSNFTAPVGHSGIWSFGVNSVSEGLSGWSQPVMGSHPMHQQLSDPGTFSQHQPMERDDSGIVAPSNIFHQPMPNSFVDFF; from the exons ATGTCTATCAAAGTAACCAATGCAAGCATCCCTTCTGCCCCTGACAGGCAAGTGGGCAGAGTTTTGAAAGACCCTCCCCCAAGCAACACTCTGCAGCCAACACCAATTGAGCaatttcagctgcagagaggagggcGCTGCTGTTCCGGAGCAAAAAG GTCAAAGAAATTATCAGTCCCAGCTTCTGTGGTATCTAGAATAATGGGAAGAGGTGGGTGCAACATCACAGCAATTCAAGATGTCACTGGTGCCCACATTGATGTGGATAAGCAAAAAGATAAGAATGGAGAGAGAATGATCACTATAAG GGGAGGTACAGAGTCCACGCGATACGCAGTGCAACTCATCAATGCCCTTATTCAAGATCCTGCCAAGGAACTGGAAGACTTGATTCCTAAAACTCACATAAGAACACCTGCTTCGAGTAGCAAGTCAATCCACGCAAACTTTTCATCTGGAGTCAGCACTGCGACTGCTTCCAACAAGAACTCGTTTCCTCTGGGAGCACCGCCCCTGGTCACGTCGCAGTCATCAACACTATCGACTTTCCAGCCTCCTAACAAATTAAACAAGAATGTCCCAGCGAACGTGCGCTCATCTTTTCCGGTGTCTCTTCCTCTCGCTTATTCTCACCCTCATTTTGCCTTGCTGGCTGCCCAAACTATGCAACAGATCCGGCACCCTCGCTTACCTATGGCCCAATTCGGAGGAACCTTTTCACCTTCACCAAACACTTGGGGACCATTCCCAGTGAGACCAGTTAACCCTGGCAGCACGAACAGCTCTCCAAAGCATAACAGTTCGAGTCGTGTGGGTAACCAGAACGGCAGCGTTCTGCAGACCGAGTCTCCTGGGTTAGCTACGTCCACTGTCCCGTCACAGCCTCGTCT GAAGCAGCTCTTTGCTACGTGCGTCCCCAAGACgagtgctgcagccacagccatcTCAACTGTGACCAGCACCTGTAGCACTCTGCCCTCAGCTTCCTCCGCCCCCACAAACAACGGGCAAGTGCCCGCAGCGTTTCTGCCGCCTCCTGCTCCGCAAACGCAGCATTCTGCCCTGAAAGCAGACTCGTTCTCGGCCGTCTCCGCAGCCAAGGAGAAGGTGCCCGCCCCCGAGCAGCCGCCCACGAGCGTGTGCCCGCCAGCTTCAACCGCCAGCAGTTGCAGTGtgtcagccagcagcagctcagggggcACCGAGACGCGCCCGGCGAGCAGTCCCGCACCGCTCAGCAGCGCCCAAGATGAAATTCTGCCAACCAGCATGTCTGACATCAGCCCTTCCATGTCGATGCCTTTTTCATCCAGCTCAGAAACTGCTCCTTTAAGCTTAGCGTCGCCCAGGTCAGTTGTTGCAGATAATCAGGACAACAGTAACTTACCTCAA CTGCTTCTGCACCTGCTAACTTGGGCCAACCAAAAGCGGggaacagcagccaggacaggaagGTGCCCCCTCCCATCGGGGACAGAGCGGCTCGCCAGGATCCGCCAGGGAGGCTCCGTCACCCCCACGCCCCTGGGCAGCAACTTCACAGCTCCCGTGGGCCACAGCGGCATCTGGTCCTTCGGGGTCAACAGCGTGTCTG AAGGTTTGTCAGGTTGGTCTCAGCCTGTCATGGGAAGTCATCCAATGCATCAGCAGCTGTCAGACCCAGGCACGTTTTCTCAGCATCAGCCAATGGAGAGAGATGATTCTGGAATAGTGGCTCCCTCGAATATTTTCCACCAACCTATGCCAAAtagttttgtggattttttctAA